A region from the Bacteroidota bacterium genome encodes:
- a CDS encoding fibronectin type III domain-containing protein, whose amino-acid sequence MTNYLANILTTPKSNTSMQKFMILKEFQLGALRSKLRFLILPAILCSLLMMDAGVSAQVPTLIKVGTGTGNPATDTDPGVTVEAASPYGLTGSVASGKKVQMIYTKTMIESAMTTAGFTPSAAFIHDWAFNVTSAVGGGMKAINYTVKMANVAQADISGGYYTGTMTTVYTLPSLLMDATGWITSPTFATPFTWDGSSNLCIEVCYSDNNTTGSYSNWGAAEYTDVVSSNQMGFMVSGSACATPFPGTNTPTTRLTNIAMNITSAVPCSGSPALTTASSATPCIGTSSTLSLSGLTSGTGYTYQWLQSNAPGGTYINAAGTSTDNTFNTPTTLPYPTTYYKCDVGCSNSGQTTRSNEGTVSNAPFLTCYCVGTYATNNWGVRGITNVAIGAPASPTINNSSTVVDGGIGGTSYTLYADSIVGLAVSDTYDLAVTVVNQETSYVRAWIDYNQNGVFEATESLGSFTSAAGTSTTNINFTVPNSIPSGTTAMRVRYLSQTAVGTGDACTNFSGATDAGETEDYRVEITGPCTPPSTSATAFSSNNVLPTSADISFIRGNGTGGALVLARAAGAVNADPLSGTGYTADAVFGSGSEIGTGNYVVYNRNAAGTVIVSLTNLSNSTPYYFTIYEYAGSGSSACYKMMDSLTGYFTTPLCVEPSNPPTGVSVGSIDSSSATILWTPGNGDASLVLVKQGSAVDSDPVQLTGYTESATFGSGSQIGTGNYVVKASVGDSIHVTNLLPDTTYHYKVYSFNTSTNCYLLSGATGNFTASSNSTTGLTAIPNNQLPIWSADNRLFIDFRGQTKVAAEIELYNIIGQLISSEKFGRSSIYSKEIPNLEAAYVIVRVKNDGMATAKRLFIGK is encoded by the coding sequence ATGACAAACTATCTTGCAAACATTCTAACTACCCCCAAAAGCAACACCAGCATGCAAAAATTTATGATCCTTAAAGAGTTCCAACTCGGAGCCTTACGCTCGAAACTTCGTTTCTTGATTCTTCCGGCTATCCTTTGCTCGCTCCTTATGATGGATGCAGGCGTTTCAGCACAAGTCCCTACGCTGATCAAAGTGGGTACCGGTACTGGTAACCCGGCTACAGATACAGACCCGGGAGTAACGGTGGAAGCTGCTTCTCCTTATGGCTTAACAGGAAGCGTTGCCAGCGGGAAAAAGGTGCAAATGATTTATACTAAAACCATGATTGAGAGCGCGATGACTACCGCAGGCTTTACGCCGAGTGCCGCCTTTATTCATGATTGGGCGTTTAACGTAACCAGCGCTGTAGGCGGAGGAATGAAAGCGATTAATTATACGGTGAAGATGGCGAATGTAGCCCAAGCAGATATTTCAGGAGGTTATTATACCGGTACCATGACGACGGTTTATACCCTCCCCTCTCTTCTAATGGATGCTACCGGATGGATTACATCTCCAACTTTTGCTACGCCATTTACATGGGATGGAAGCAGCAATTTATGCATTGAGGTGTGTTATAGTGATAATAATACTACTGGCAGCTATTCCAATTGGGGCGCGGCTGAATATACGGATGTCGTAAGCAGTAATCAAATGGGTTTCATGGTTTCAGGTTCCGCTTGTGCCACTCCATTTCCGGGCACCAATACGCCAACCACCCGCCTCACAAATATTGCAATGAACATTACCTCGGCAGTTCCCTGTTCCGGTTCGCCGGCTTTAACCACCGCATCAAGTGCTACTCCCTGCATCGGTACCAGTTCTACTCTCTCGCTTTCGGGCTTGACAAGTGGCACGGGCTATACCTATCAGTGGTTGCAGTCGAATGCTCCCGGTGGAACTTACATAAACGCTGCCGGAACCTCAACCGACAATACCTTTAATACTCCTACTACCCTGCCATATCCCACTACGTATTATAAATGTGATGTGGGCTGTTCTAATTCGGGTCAAACTACTCGTTCTAACGAAGGCACTGTAAGCAATGCCCCCTTCCTGACTTGTTATTGCGTTGGAACTTATGCTACAAATAATTGGGGCGTCCGCGGTATTACCAACGTAGCGATTGGCGCACCCGCCAGTCCGACAATAAATAATAGTTCCACTGTGGTGGACGGAGGTATTGGTGGCACCAGCTATACCTTATATGCGGATTCAATTGTCGGCTTGGCTGTTTCAGATACTTATGACCTGGCGGTTACGGTTGTTAATCAGGAGACCTCTTATGTCCGGGCTTGGATTGACTATAACCAGAATGGAGTTTTTGAAGCGACTGAAAGTTTAGGCTCGTTTACTAGCGCAGCAGGCACTTCTACCACCAATATCAACTTCACTGTTCCCAACTCCATCCCCTCGGGCACCACGGCTATGCGCGTACGGTACCTTTCTCAAACAGCTGTAGGGACGGGTGATGCTTGTACTAATTTCTCCGGTGCAACGGATGCCGGCGAAACGGAAGATTACCGGGTGGAAATCACCGGGCCATGCACCCCTCCATCCACTTCGGCCACTGCGTTTAGCTCTAATAATGTGTTGCCTACTTCGGCTGATATTTCTTTTATAAGAGGCAATGGAACCGGTGGCGCACTTGTATTGGCCCGTGCCGCAGGAGCTGTCAATGCAGACCCCTTATCAGGTACCGGCTACACCGCCGATGCAGTTTTCGGCAGTGGCAGCGAGATAGGAACAGGCAACTACGTGGTCTATAATAGAAACGCCGCAGGCACGGTGATTGTTTCACTCACTAACCTATCTAACAGTACCCCATACTACTTTACCATCTATGAATATGCAGGCAGCGGATCGTCAGCTTGTTATAAAATGATGGATTCATTGACCGGCTATTTCACTACCCCCTTATGTGTGGAGCCTTCTAATCCGCCTACCGGCGTTTCTGTCGGTTCCATTGATTCTTCATCTGCTACGATCCTCTGGACACCGGGGAATGGAGATGCCAGTTTGGTATTGGTGAAACAAGGTTCAGCGGTTGATTCAGACCCGGTTCAGTTGACCGGTTATACAGAGAGTGCTACTTTCGGCTCAGGCTCACAAATTGGAACCGGTAATTATGTAGTGAAAGCATCTGTTGGAGACTCGATCCACGTTACCAATTTACTTCCCGATACAACCTATCATTACAAAGTATATTCGTTTAACACTTCTACGAACTGTTATCTCCTGTCTGGAGCAACGGGTAATTTTACTGCTTCATCCAACTCAACTACCGGCTTAACTGCGATCCCAAATAACCAACTTCCTATCTGGAGTGCTGACAACCGGTTGTTTATTGACTTCCGTGGTCAAACCAAGGTGGCTGCAGAGATTGAGCTTTACAATATCATCGGTCAGTTAATCAGCAGCGAGAAGTTTGGTCGCTCTTCAATTTACTCGAAGGAGATTCCGAATTTGGAAGCTGCTTATGTGATTGTAAGAGTAAAGAATGACGGTATGGCTACCGCCAAGAGATTGTTTATCGGGAAGTAA
- a CDS encoding glycosyltransferase translates to MTHSFSIVVPVYNSSDSLSVLCEKSFKTFVNDEVEIILVDDGSNQSTWEQIKNLKIQYSDKIKGIRLSKNFGQHNATLCGINHATKKYIVTIDDDLQYLPESIPLLHQTLLEGNFDVVYGLPLVKKQSPIRIWSLQILYAIAWLLDEKVPKTSAFRLMKRELAHHLKSYKLYYVIIDVVLSWYSTKIGYCEVPHYSRTGNRSGYSTWRLMKMTMKSVIAYSAIPYKIFIGSFVLAGLIFSSSALYYFMSGELSIEILVAILAFLSVLFTLGFGLLFAYLYHIAGYMGNKPLYLIAEEV, encoded by the coding sequence GTGACGCATTCTTTTTCTATAGTAGTACCTGTATATAATTCGTCTGACTCATTATCTGTGCTTTGCGAGAAATCATTTAAAACATTTGTAAATGATGAGGTGGAAATAATACTGGTTGATGATGGTAGCAATCAGAGCACATGGGAACAGATAAAGAATCTGAAGATTCAATATAGTGATAAGATAAAAGGCATTCGACTATCAAAAAATTTCGGACAACATAATGCAACCCTGTGCGGGATTAATCATGCCACCAAGAAATATATAGTAACCATAGATGATGACCTGCAGTATTTGCCGGAATCCATTCCATTATTGCATCAAACACTTCTTGAAGGCAATTTTGATGTGGTATATGGTTTGCCGCTGGTTAAAAAGCAAAGCCCAATTAGAATATGGAGCCTTCAGATTCTATATGCAATAGCGTGGCTGCTGGATGAAAAAGTACCCAAGACTTCTGCCTTTCGCCTCATGAAAAGAGAACTCGCCCATCATTTGAAATCCTATAAGTTATACTATGTGATTATTGATGTGGTTCTATCATGGTACAGCACGAAAATTGGTTATTGTGAAGTGCCTCATTATAGCCGAACCGGCAACCGGTCTGGCTATTCCACTTGGCGCCTGATGAAAATGACCATGAAATCGGTGATTGCCTATTCGGCAATTCCCTACAAGATTTTTATCGGTTCTTTTGTGTTGGCTGGGTTAATATTTTCTTCTTCTGCACTATACTATTTCATGTCAGGCGAACTATCCATTGAGATATTGGTTGCCATTCTGGCTTTTTTGTCGGTCTTATTTACCTTGGGTTTTGGCTTGTTGTTTGCTTACTTATATCATATCGCCGGATATATGGGGAATAAGCCTTTATACCTAATAGCTGAAGAGGTCTGA
- a CDS encoding GNAT family N-acetyltransferase — MIIYQYDLVFQRLRQEHIEELRQWRNADKIRSRMEYREYITPEMQQAWFQRVNNIEQYLYLIMSHKGKRIGEIHAKEPTNNRCEAGMFIWDDEYVDTHYPVIASVLMSDLNFYFMQNLFVNCKTLKTNPHAIAYNKNFGFKLCDGQENMENQLYTLEKRDYESNAKPVRRMLKNIYKDMDDIITIQLEPEDEKNGVAESATRYYEQFDEQKSPVRFQLIKK; from the coding sequence ATGATTATTTATCAATACGATTTAGTTTTTCAGCGGCTCAGGCAGGAGCATATCGAAGAGTTAAGACAGTGGAGGAATGCGGACAAGATCAGAAGCCGCATGGAATACCGGGAATATATAACGCCCGAAATGCAGCAAGCCTGGTTTCAAAGGGTAAATAATATCGAGCAATATCTTTACTTGATTATGTCGCACAAGGGGAAGCGTATCGGGGAGATTCATGCGAAGGAACCGACTAATAATCGTTGTGAAGCCGGCATGTTTATTTGGGATGACGAATATGTGGATACGCACTATCCGGTCATTGCTTCGGTCCTGATGTCAGACTTGAATTTTTATTTCATGCAAAACTTATTTGTAAACTGTAAAACGCTGAAAACTAATCCTCATGCGATCGCGTACAATAAAAATTTTGGTTTCAAACTTTGCGATGGGCAGGAGAACATGGAAAACCAGCTATACACGCTTGAAAAAAGGGATTATGAGTCCAACGCTAAGCCTGTCAGAAGAATGCTTAAGAACATCTATAAGGATATGGACGACATCATTACCATACAATTAGAACCGGAAGATGAAAAAAATGGAGTGGCGGAGTCTGCAACAAGGTATTATGAGCAGTTTGATGAGCAAAAATCTCCTGTACGATTTCAACTGATTAAGAAATAA